One genomic region from Streptomyces sp. Li-HN-5-11 encodes:
- a CDS encoding HAMP domain-containing sensor histidine kinase — translation MRWALVKVCLAVTTMVVVAFAVPLGLVIKEMARDRAFSNAERQAAAVAPALSITTERDQLERVVASAGSDTQMAVHIPAVDGKAAVDIGRRRAAEEDIATVRRMGRASTTEVPGGSTLLQPVALSSGAIAVVEVYVPEAEVSNGVATAWAVLAGVGVALVVGSVAVADRLGVRMVQPAQRLVEGAHELGEGKLGVRVPEEGPDELRLAAVAFNSMADQVVQLLANERELAADLSHRLRTPLTVLRLNAASLGDGPAAEQTRAAVAQLEREVDTIIRTAREAKPQTAAAGPGAGCDAAEVVRERMEFWSALAEDEGRKWRVAGVDRPVRIPVARADLAAALDALLGNVFRHTAEGTAFAVDVHNGDDAVIVLVSDAGPGISDPEAAMARGRGSGADGSTGLGLDIVRRLAESTGGDVRIGSSVLGGTEVRIWIQLDGRQPVRRGHRGAVRRRRSGTLVSTFNRPRSRP, via the coding sequence ATGAGATGGGCACTGGTCAAGGTCTGTCTGGCCGTCACCACCATGGTCGTGGTCGCCTTCGCCGTCCCCCTCGGACTGGTCATCAAGGAGATGGCCCGGGACCGCGCCTTCTCCAACGCCGAGCGCCAGGCCGCGGCGGTCGCCCCCGCGCTGTCCATCACCACCGAGCGCGACCAGCTGGAGCGGGTCGTCGCCTCGGCGGGCTCCGACACCCAGATGGCCGTGCACATACCGGCGGTCGACGGCAAGGCGGCCGTCGACATCGGCCGCCGCCGTGCCGCCGAGGAGGACATCGCGACCGTACGCCGGATGGGCCGCGCCTCCACCACCGAGGTGCCCGGCGGATCCACGCTGCTCCAGCCGGTCGCGCTCAGCTCCGGCGCCATCGCGGTCGTCGAGGTCTACGTTCCCGAGGCCGAGGTCAGCAACGGCGTCGCCACGGCCTGGGCGGTGCTCGCCGGCGTGGGCGTCGCACTCGTCGTCGGCTCGGTCGCCGTCGCCGACCGGCTGGGCGTGCGGATGGTGCAGCCCGCGCAGCGGCTCGTCGAGGGCGCGCACGAGCTGGGGGAGGGCAAGCTGGGCGTGCGGGTGCCCGAGGAGGGACCGGACGAACTGCGCCTCGCTGCGGTCGCGTTCAACTCCATGGCCGACCAGGTCGTCCAACTGCTCGCGAACGAGCGGGAGCTGGCGGCCGACCTGTCCCACCGCCTGCGCACACCCCTGACCGTGCTGCGGCTGAACGCCGCCTCGCTCGGCGACGGGCCGGCCGCCGAGCAGACCCGGGCGGCCGTCGCCCAGCTGGAGCGGGAGGTCGACACCATCATCCGCACGGCCCGGGAGGCCAAGCCGCAGACCGCCGCCGCAGGACCGGGCGCCGGCTGCGACGCGGCCGAAGTGGTCCGGGAGCGCATGGAGTTCTGGTCGGCGCTCGCCGAGGACGAGGGCCGCAAGTGGCGGGTGGCCGGCGTCGACCGGCCGGTGCGCATACCCGTGGCCCGCGCCGACCTGGCCGCCGCGCTGGACGCCCTCCTCGGCAACGTCTTCCGGCACACCGCCGAGGGCACGGCGTTCGCGGTCGACGTGCACAACGGCGACGACGCCGTGATCGTGCTCGTCTCCGACGCGGGCCCCGGCATCTCCGACCCCGAGGCGGCGATGGCGCGCGGCCGGGGCTCCGGCGCCGACGGTTCCACCGGGCTGGGCCTGGACATCGTGCGGCGCCTGGCGGAGTCCACCGGCGGCGACGTCCGCATCGGCTCCTCCGTGCTCGGCGGCACGGAAGTGCGGATCTGGATCCAGCTCGACGGACGGCAGCCGGTGCGCAGGGGCCACCGGGGAGCCGTACGGCGGCGACGCTCGGGCACATTGGTCTCTACCTTTAACCGTCCCCGATCCCGTCCTTAA
- a CDS encoding response regulator transcription factor, which produces MASVLVVEDDQFVRSALIRHLTDASHTVRSVGTALEALREVAHIRFDVVVLDLGLPDLDGSEALKMLRGVTDVPVIIATARDDEAEIVRLLNAGADDYLTKPFSVEHLSARMAAVLRRSRAAAADAPPSTVLRVGGLTVDPLRRQADLDGVRLDLTRREFDLLAFLAGRPGVVVPRKELLAEVWQQSYGDDQTIDVHLSWLRRKLGETAARPRYLHTLRGVGVKLEPPGAEPPR; this is translated from the coding sequence ATGGCAAGTGTGCTCGTGGTCGAGGACGACCAGTTCGTACGCTCGGCGCTCATCCGGCATCTCACCGACGCCTCGCACACCGTGCGCAGCGTCGGTACGGCGCTGGAGGCGCTGCGCGAGGTCGCCCACATCCGCTTCGACGTGGTCGTCCTGGACCTCGGGCTGCCCGACCTGGACGGCTCCGAGGCCCTGAAGATGCTGCGCGGCGTCACGGACGTGCCCGTCATCATCGCCACCGCACGGGACGACGAGGCGGAGATCGTCCGGCTGCTCAACGCCGGGGCGGACGACTACCTGACCAAGCCGTTCTCGGTCGAGCACCTGTCCGCGCGCATGGCCGCCGTGCTGCGGCGGTCCCGCGCCGCCGCCGCGGACGCCCCGCCGTCCACCGTGCTGCGCGTCGGCGGCCTGACCGTCGACCCGCTGCGCCGCCAGGCCGACTTGGACGGCGTGCGGCTGGACCTCACCCGCCGCGAGTTCGACCTGCTCGCCTTCCTGGCCGGGCGGCCGGGAGTCGTGGTGCCCCGCAAGGAACTGCTGGCCGAGGTGTGGCAGCAGTCCTACGGCGACGACCAGACCATCGACGTCCATCTGTCCTGGCTGCGACGGAAACTGGGCGAGACGGCCGCGCGTCCCCGCTATCTGCACACGCTGCGGGGCGTGGGCGTGAAGCTGGAACCGCCCGGAGCGGAGCCCCCGCGATGA
- a CDS encoding fused MFS/spermidine synthase — MGRSRNPRRGRETAGAVAEQVDGGLAQLIPDRERSRAWTLLIDGAPQSHVDLDDPAYLSFEYQRRLGHVIDLAAPPGRPVHAVHLGGGAFTLARYVAATRPRSTQQVVERDAALVQLVRRELPLDPGARIRVRSADAREGLAKVPDGWADLVIADVFSGARTPAHLTSTEFLDEVRRALRPGGLFAANLADGPPLAHLRGQIATAAARFPELALVADPAVLRGKRFGNAVLAASDLPLPVAELTRRAATDPHPGRVEHGRTLNDFTGGAAPVRDAAAVASPAPPPSVFR, encoded by the coding sequence ATGGGAAGGTCCAGGAACCCGCGCCGCGGGCGGGAAACCGCCGGAGCCGTCGCCGAGCAGGTCGACGGCGGGCTGGCCCAGCTCATACCCGACCGGGAGCGGTCACGGGCCTGGACCCTGCTGATCGACGGCGCCCCGCAGTCGCACGTCGACCTCGACGACCCGGCGTACCTCTCCTTCGAGTACCAGCGCCGGCTCGGGCACGTCATCGACCTCGCCGCACCCCCCGGCAGACCCGTGCACGCCGTCCACCTCGGCGGCGGTGCGTTCACGCTCGCGCGGTACGTCGCCGCCACCCGGCCCCGCTCCACCCAGCAGGTCGTCGAACGGGACGCGGCCCTCGTGCAACTGGTGCGCCGCGAACTGCCGCTGGACCCCGGCGCCCGGATCCGGGTGCGGTCGGCGGACGCCCGCGAAGGGCTCGCCAAGGTGCCGGACGGCTGGGCCGATCTCGTCATCGCGGACGTGTTCAGCGGCGCCCGCACGCCCGCCCACCTCACCTCGACGGAGTTCCTCGACGAGGTCCGCCGGGCTTTGAGGCCGGGCGGGCTCTTCGCCGCCAACCTCGCCGACGGCCCGCCGCTGGCCCATCTGCGCGGGCAGATCGCCACCGCCGCCGCCCGCTTCCCTGAACTCGCGCTCGTCGCCGACCCGGCCGTGCTGCGCGGCAAACGCTTCGGCAACGCGGTCCTCGCCGCCTCCGACCTGCCCCTGCCGGTCGCCGAACTCACCCGCCGCGCCGCCACCGACCCGCATCCCGGGCGCGTCGAACACGGCCGGACCCTCAACGACTTCACCGGAGGTGCCGCACCGGTCAGGGACGCCGCCGCCGTCGCCTCACCGGCCCCGCCGCCCTCGGTGTTCCGCTGA